Proteins encoded in a region of the Phoenix dactylifera cultivar Barhee BC4 chromosome 3, palm_55x_up_171113_PBpolish2nd_filt_p, whole genome shotgun sequence genome:
- the LOC120110067 gene encoding pectinesterase inhibitor 10-like, giving the protein MATLPLSPLLFFVTISSHLASSTAASAHYLEAACNVTRHRALCMRSLESFSHSAAWKQKNPCWWARGAVAVTLTEANDVGRYLAKMKHGGRTRGGRAGRAMADCVECFGDAVAELRSSLGELRRLERGTFEYQMSNVETWVSAALTNQDTCLDGFGGYKGKEVGEVKAKVLNATYLTSNALALVNNLASSGAWRN; this is encoded by the coding sequence ATGGCCACCCtacccctctcccctctccttttcTTCGTCACCATCTCATCTCACCTCGCCTCCTCAACTGCCGCCAGCGCCCACTACCTCGAGGCTGCATGCAACGTGACGCGGCACCGCGCCCTCTGCATGCGCTCTCTCGAATCCTTCTCCCACTCAGCAGCCTGGAAGCAGAAGAACCCATGCTGGTGGGCGCGCGGGGCGGTCGCCGTCACGCTGACCGAGGCCAACGACGTCGGCCGCTACCTCGCAAAGATGAAGCATGGCGGAAGGACGCGAGGGGGGAGGGCCGGGAGGGCGATGGCGGACTGCGTCGAGTGCTTCGGGGATGCAGTGGCGGAGCTCCGCAGCTCTCTCGGGGAGCTCCGGCGGCTGGAGAGGGGGACGTTCGAGTACCAGATGAGTAACGTGGAGACCTGGGTCAGCGCAGCGCTCACCAACCAGGATACTTGTCTTGATGGGTTTGGTGGGTACAAGGGGAAGGAGGTGGGGGAGGTGAAGGCTAAGGTCCTGAATGCTACGTATCTCACTAGCAATGCATTGGCTCTGGTTAATAACCTGGCGTCTTCTGGAGCCTGGAGGAATTAG